The following DNA comes from Spirulina major PCC 6313.
CTACCAAACCATTCTTGAAGTTCGGCAAGATCTTGCTGGTTAGTCAACGTCCAACGATAGGTATTAGAAATATGACCAATCACTCCTTGATTTTCTGCACCAATTAAATCGGCGAGTTGATTTGCATCTTGGCCGTAGCGAACACTGACAATCCAATCCTGGCGACTTTCGAGCAGGCTGGAATTGTACTGTTCTAGATTGCTTGCTGTTGCCAGAGCTTCCTTTGCGCGATCGCTCAACTCTTCCCCAGCGGGCAACGACAACACGGTGAAGTCTCGCGTCTCACCGATTTCACTTAACCCAGACTGATACTGCGTAATCGTTTTGACTTCATAGTTTCCGGCGGGAAAGAGAGCATCCTGCTCAAACTTGAACCGGCCTGCTTCGTCAAAGTCAGTGATTTCTTGAACGACTTCCCAGTCACCACTGTGGCGGTTGCGTACCCAGACTGCAACGCTTTCGATGAGTTCAGGACTATCAGCGCGGCCAATGAGGCGAAAGTTTTCGGTGGGATTGAAGAAGCGATCGCTATAGGTATTAACCTGGCTATCTTGATCGATCAGGTCGAAAAATTCTTGGGCCTGGGGTTTGTGATCCCACCAGCTTAGGTTACTGTCGGCCAGGGTGGGGGCGGTGGTGGTTGCGCCGCGAATTTGGAAGATGGCATCGTTAAAATCTCCGTCATACTTCGTGCCGTTGGGGTCGAGGTCTTCAAAACCGAAGGTGTGACCTTGGCCGGTGATATCCACCAGGGCGGGCTGATCGAAGGAGAAAATGGGTTTACCTTTGCCCTGTTGCAGATCGGCGATGGTGTAGCGCGGGGTGAGGAGGATGCCGAACTGTTGGCCGGGGGTGAGTTCGAGGGTTTTGGGGCCGATATACTCTCCGGCGTTGAAGTCGTCGCGCAATTGACCGCTATATTTTGCGCCTTGGGTGCGATCGCTGATCACCGTCTGACCCAAATCAGACTCGCTCAACACACGCCGCGTGGCTTCGGCTTGAAACTCAGCGGTATGAGATTGACGAATATCCATCCCCTCCAAGCTGAAGAGTCCCATCTCAAACTGAAAGGCTCCACCGTCATAGAGATAGTCCAAGGAAAGATGGCCAGTTTCGCCGACGGTAAACACCCCATGGGGGAGTTCAGAGGTTGAGGGTTCAGAGGTTGAAAGTTCAAAGGGTGAAGGCTCAGAGGTTGAGCTTTCAGGGGTTGAGGGTTGAGGGTTTGGGGTTGAGCTTTCAGGGAGTGACGGTTGAGGGGGTGAAGGCTCAGATATTGAGGGTTGAGGGGGTGAAGGCTCAGATATTGAGGGTTGAGGGGGTGAAGGCTCAGATGTTGACAGTTGAGGGGGTGAAGGCTCAGATGTTGACGGTTGAGGGGGGGCGAGTGGTTCAAGGCTGATCGGTGCGGGTTGAGGCGATCGCAAATCAGGGCTTGGATCGGTGTCGGCGGGGGGAACGATCGCATGATCCTCTCTCACACGATCCTCTAAAGGTGGGGTGAGGGTTGAATCAGACTTTGGAGCCGGTTGAACAGGGTTGGGGTCCAATAGGGCGTTGAGATAATCTTGCACCTGTTGCGCGATCGCCTCTCCTGACGGGCCAGGTGCTGCAACGGTATTGAGGATTTCGTCGCCTGCGATCGCCTCGTCCAACGCTTCAACACTTTCGGCAGCGTCACCGATGGAAAGCTGCACACTAATCCGCTCCCCCCAAATTGTCTCTTGCCAGGTTTCCACATCCGGTAAAAGCGTGGCGATCGCCGTTGCCGTCGTGCTAGCACCGCTCACCGTAACGATCAGCGTATCCTGCTGATGATTGTCCCCCGTCGTCAGGCTCAACACGTGACCCGCCCCGGTGATGTCGCCTAAAACCTGGGGCAAAAACGCAAAGATCGGTTCAAGCTCCGCATGTTGTGCCAAGTCAGCAATTTTGCCCCGTTGCGTCATCATCAAGGTAAATTGTTCACCTTCAGGCAGGGTCGGGGCTTCGTTTTGAGGGTTGGGGGTTGGCGTATTAAAGGTGGGCGCGGTCAACTCATCCACAATGAGCAGATAGCCTAAGTCGGATTGGGACAGAATGCGGCGTGCGGCTTCTTGGATGAACGCTTGAGAATCGTGGGCAAACTGTTCCATCCCTCGCCAGTTGAATAGGCCCAATTCAAAGGGGAATTCGCGCCCATCAAAGAGGGTTTGAACGGTGACGGATGCGGAGCCTTGAACGGTGAAAATTCCTGGGGGAGTGGGAGATTTTTTCGCAGCGTTTTGGGTTGGAGCGGGAGAATCTGCGGAGGGGGCGAGGGGCACTGCTGCGGCGTTGAGCCATTGCTTCACCCAGGCTTCGTTATAGTCATCTTTTTTTTGCTCCCACGCGGGATTGTACGCATAGGTTGCTAGCCCTTCATCCCGATTATTTTTGCGATCGCCGAATAAACCCTGCAAATATTGTGCTAACACGATGCACCTTCAACTAACAGTAAACGTTAGATAACTGTTAAGCCAAGATAGATAAAATCCCAGCCGATGATTTAACAGTAGCAACGAAACTCCGTTCAAACTATCAAGATTTAGTAAAAAAAACGGACGCGATCGCCTTCTGTTTATAAAGCTAGGATGAATTCTTTACCAATGTTCAAACACAACATAAATTTTGCATCTTTCGTAGTATGTATAGGAAGCTGAGATCATTTTTATGCAGGGTGAAAAAATTTTCACATCACCCACCGGCAACAAGGGGCTGAAGCCCCTTGCCTTCCCACCGCGTCTCTGAAGATGTAGAGCCAGATGACACTGTGCAAATAATCTCTTAGAGTTACCGTTTGGTTAAGTAATCACCGTGGGGCGATCGCGCCCGGTAAATTCCTTAATTTTCGCCACCTGTTCCGCCAGTTGAATCAAATCACTTAACGCCGCTTGGGTGTCTTGGCTGTGCTTAGCCGGATCGGGTTCGTAGCGTTCGATGTAGACCCGCAACGTTGCGCCCTTCGTTCCTGTACCGGAAAGGCGAAACACAATGCGCGACCCATCGGTGAAGCCGATGCGAATCCCTTGCTGGTTGCTCACGGAACCATCCACAGGATCGGTATAGCTGAAATCATCGGCATAGTCTACGGTATAGGCCCCCAACTGCGTCCCCGGCATTGCCCCCAAGCCCGCCCGGAGCCGCTCCATTAACTCAGTGGCGGGTTCGGAGGGGACTTCTTCGTAGTCGTGGCGGGAATAGAAATTGCGGCCGTAGGTTTGCCAATGTTCCGTCACCAATTGCTCCACGGATTTCCCGGTGACGGCGAGTAAATTCAGCCAGAACAGCACCGCCCAGAGGCCATCTTTTTCGCGCACATGGTTCGAGCCTGTGCCGAAACTTTCCTCACCGCAGAGGGTGGCTTGATTGGCATCGAGCAAGTTGCCGAAGAATTTCCAGCCGGTGGGGGTTTCGTAGCAGGCGATGCCTAGTTTGGCGGCGACGCGATCGACGGCGGCACTGGTGGGCATCGAGCGAGCCACGCCGGTTAAGCCGTTTTGATAACCGGGGACGAGGGTGGCGTTGGCGGTGAGGACGGCGAGGCTGTCGCTGGGGGTGACGAAGAAGTGACGACCGAGGATCATGTTGCGATCGCCATCCCCATCCGATGCCGCGCCAAAGTCCGGCGCATTGTCCCCAAACAGCACCTCCACCAACTCCTTGGCATAGACCAAATTCGGGTCAGGATGGCCCTGGCCAAAGTCTTCGAGGGGGACCCCATTGATCACCGTGCCCTCCGGTGCGCCCAGTTGCGTCTCAAAAATTGCCTTGGCGTAGGGGCCGGTGACCGCGTGCATCGAATCAATACACATCCGAAAATTGCCGCCCTTGATAAACGCTCGAATCCGGTCAAAATCAAACAATTCCGTCATCAACTCACTGTAGGGCACAACGGAATCTATCACCTCCACATCCATCGTGCCCAGCTTAAAGGAACCGGGGCGATCGAGGTTCACATCTCCAGCGGAGAGGATTTTATATTCGGTAATGGTCTTACTGCGAT
Coding sequences within:
- a CDS encoding alpha-D-glucose phosphate-specific phosphoglucomutase; the protein is MNLHLVSTTPFTDQKPGTSGLRKSVPTFQKPHYLENFIQAIFDSLDGCEGQTLVVGGDGRYYNRTAIQIILKMAAANGIGKVLVGQGGILSTPATSCIIRKEQTFGGIILSASHNPGGPEGDFGVKYNTGNGGPAPEKVTEAIYDRSKTITEYKILSAGDVNLDRPGSFKLGTMDVEVIDSVVPYSELMTELFDFDRIRAFIKGGNFRMCIDSMHAVTGPYAKAIFETQLGAPEGTVINGVPLEDFGQGHPDPNLVYAKELVEVLFGDNAPDFGAASDGDGDRNMILGRHFFVTPSDSLAVLTANATLVPGYQNGLTGVARSMPTSAAVDRVAAKLGIACYETPTGWKFFGNLLDANQATLCGEESFGTGSNHVREKDGLWAVLFWLNLLAVTGKSVEQLVTEHWQTYGRNFYSRHDYEEVPSEPATELMERLRAGLGAMPGTQLGAYTVDYADDFSYTDPVDGSVSNQQGIRIGFTDGSRIVFRLSGTGTKGATLRVYIERYEPDPAKHSQDTQAALSDLIQLAEQVAKIKEFTGRDRPTVIT